The DNA window TCAGAGTTGTAGTGCCGCAGATACTTTCCGCGGAAGTTGTAGGACTCCAACGAGACGCCGCTGCCTGTCACGCCGACCCGCGCGCACCAGGTGGCATCGGCGCGCATAAGCGCCGAGCCGTCGTTGGGTGAGTTGCGCACCCGTGATTCCTGGTGCCGCAGGAACTGGCCCGGGAAGTTGACCGACTCGAACGAGTAGCAGGCCGGGTCGGCCAGACCGGTCCGGACGGTGTAGGTGGCGTCGTTCTTGAGCAGCGCGGAGCTGGCCGCATCCACCGCCTCCGTGTAGGCGAGGCTGTCCCGGTGCCGCAGGTACCGGTTGGTGTAGCCGGGCGTCGTGACCTGGAGGGACCGTCTGGTGTTCAGCGGCAGTGCCACCGGCGCCGAGTTGCCGATCGACTTCGACGCGTTGATGAGGGACAGGTTGGCGGCCCGCACGCGGGCCTGGTCCATCTTGACGACCTGCCGGTCGTAGGTGAGGAATCCGTTGAGTTCACCCTCCTGGTCGGCGATCTCGGTGTAGACCGAAGCGCTCAGTCCCTTGCCGAGCATCAGGTTCTGTGTGCCCTGAGCGAGGCCGACATAGCGGTCGGTCAGCGCAGTCGAGTTGGGTTGCCATTCGTAGGCGAAGAAGTTGCCGTTCGGGCTCCACTCGTGGCCGGGCGCGCGCAGGCCCAGGCCGCCGAACTCGCCGAGCACCGCGATCCGGCTGCTCGATGGCACGGGTGAGTCGGGTCCGAGGTAGATATGCCAGTCGTCGATGTCGCCGTTGCCCGGGTTGCCCAGCGACTGGCAGCAGTTGTAGCCGCTGTGCGCGTTTACCAGTCGGGTCGGGTCCTGGTTCTTCACGTTCTGGGCGACCCGGCGGGTGTCGCTGAGTGCGCGCTCTCCCCAACCCTCGTTGTAGACGGTGTAGGTGACCACCGCCGGGGAGCTGCGGTGCTCGTCCACGATCTCGCGGGCTTCGGTCTCGAGCTGCGCCTGCTGCGCGTCCGTGGCATTGATGTCCTGCGCGGTCAACGAGGGGATGTCCTGCCACACCAGCAGACCGAGGCGGTCGGCGTGGTAGAACCAGCGCTGTGGTTCGACCTTGATGTGCTTGCGCACCATGTTGAAGCCCAGATCCTTGTGTTTCTGCAGGTCGAAGGCGAGCGCGGCGTCGGTGGGCGCGGTGTAGAGCCCGTCCGGCCAGAATCCCTGGTCCAGCGTGCCGGTCTGGAAGACGAACTGGCCGTTGAGCTTGGGCCGCAGGACGCCGTTGACCACACCGGTGCTGATCTCGCGCATGCCGAAGTAGTGCGTGGTCCGGTCGACCTGGTCGCCGGCGGCGTTGCGCAGGGTGACCCGCAGGTTGTAGAGGAACGGGTCGTCGGGCGACCACCGCCGGGCGCTCGGT is part of the Micromonospora sp. WMMD980 genome and encodes:
- a CDS encoding AbfB domain-containing protein; its protein translation is MTRPDPVRLAAPLLAVLALIAGLLTAPAAPARAVPAKNPPLTTPWTAQALNGTPLPDYPRPQMTRPDWLNLNGEWQLRQSASDDAPQFDTDLPERINVPFPVESALSGVRRAAGDNRNYLFYRRTVTVPTNWSGRRVLLHFGAVDWQTTVWVNGTAVGGHTGGYDAFTFDVTPHLRGGANEIVVKVWDPTDSRQNGSLPPIGKQTKQPGGIFYTPSSGIWQTVWLEPVPAASISSVDLYPNLADNTLRVRVFTRGDVSGHSVVAEALNGSTVVGSATGGFTEFTVPVPSARRWSPDDPFLYNLRVTLRNAAGDQVDRTTHYFGMREISTGVVNGVLRPKLNGQFVFQTGTLDQGFWPDGLYTAPTDAALAFDLQKHKDLGFNMVRKHIKVEPQRWFYHADRLGLLVWQDIPSLTAQDINATDAQQAQLETEAREIVDEHRSSPAVVTYTVYNEGWGERALSDTRRVAQNVKNQDPTRLVNAHSGYNCCQSLGNPGNGDIDDWHIYLGPDSPVPSSSRIAVLGEFGGLGLRAPGHEWSPNGNFFAYEWQPNSTALTDRYVGLAQGTQNLMLGKGLSASVYTEIADQEGELNGFLTYDRQVVKMDQARVRAANLSLINASKSIGNSAPVALPLNTRRSLQVTTPGYTNRYLRHRDSLAYTEAVDAASSALLKNDATYTVRTGLADPACYSFESVNFPGQFLRHQESRVRNSPNDGSALMRADATWCARVGVTGSGVSLESYNFRGKYLRHYNSEVWLSNGTGGEAWNSPTLWAADSTWNIAAPWVP